From the Streptomyces sp. Sge12 genome, the window GTCCCCGTCTGCCGCGACGTCTTCGACGGGGTCCTGGGAGAACGGCCGAACCAGCTCGAGCGCACGCGCGAGGACGTCGAAGTCGCCGCCGCCGACCTGCTGTCGGTCCGCCGGATCGCCGCCCCGCCGACCTCCGAGGGCGTCCGCTCCAATGTGGCCGTGGCCGTGCGCTACTTCGACGCCTGGCTGCGCGGCCGCGGGGCCGTCGCCCTGAACGGGCTGATGGAGGACGCCGCGACCGCCGAGATCGCCCGCGTCCAGATCTGGCAGTGGCTGCGCCACGACCGGGTGGAGCGCTCCACGGTGCTCACGCTCCTCGACGCCGAGTGCGAAGCCCTGGCGGAGGAGGATCCGCAGGCCCTGGCCACCGAGGCCCGGGACCTCTTCGTGGACACCGCGCTCACGCCGCGCCTGCCCGCCTTCTTCACCCCCGACGCCTACACCCGCCACCTCGTCCACCGGACGGAGACCCGCTCATGAGCACGTCCATCCGCCGCATCGGCATTGTGGGGGGAGGCCAGATGGGCGCCGGTATCGCAGAGGTGTGCGCCCGCGCCGGACTCGACACCGTGGTCTGCGAGGCGGACGCCGCCACTGCCCGAGCCGCCCGCGAACGCGTCGCCGTCTCACTGGAACGCGCCGTCCAGCGCGGCAAGCTGGACCGGCTCTCCGCCGAGGACGCGCAGGCCCGGCTCCTGTTCACGGGCGACCTGGAGGACCTCGCCGACCGGCAGCTCGTGATCGAGGCCGTCGTCGAGAACGCCGAGGCTAAGATCGGGATCTTCACCGCGCTCGACAAGATCGTCGAGGACCACGAGGCCGTCCTGGCCACCAACACGTCCGCCATCCCCGTCATGCGCCTGGGCATGGCCACCGGCCGCGCCGACCGGGTGCTGGGCCTGCACTTCTTCAATCCGGTACCGGTCCTGCCCCTGGTGGAGATCGTGACGTCGCTGCACACCTCTGCCGAGGTCACGTCCCTGGCGCAGGAGTTCGTACGGGACACGCTCGGCAAGACCGCCATCCACTCGCAGGACCGGGCCGGCTTCGTCGTCAACGCCCTGCTCGTCCCCTACCTGCTGTCGGCCGTCCGGATGGCCGAATCCGGGTTCGCCACGGCCACCGACATCGACGACGGCATGGTGCTCGGCTGCGCCCACCCCATGGGCCCGCTGAAGCTCGCCGACCTCATCGGCCTCGACACGGTCGCGGCCATTGCGGATTCGCTCTACGACGAGTTCAAGGAACCCCTCTACGCCCCGCCCCCGCTGCTTCAGCGGATGGTCCAGGCGGGGCTGCTCGGCCGCAAGACCGGCCGCGGGTTCCACATGTACGGCCGGGACTGAGGGTCCCGGTCCGCCGCCCGGGCTGAGGGTGCCCCGGCAGCTGAGGAACGGGCGGGGCGCGACGAGTGGTGTCGTCGCGCCCCGCCCTGCCGCGCCCGGCCAGGGGGCCCTTCGGGGCATCCGTCGCCGGGTTCCGCGCGGCGCCCGGAGGTTTCCCCCGCGGTGGGGATATCAGTGGACCCCTACGGCGATCGGCGGCGATCGCCCTGTGCGGAAGGGTCCGAAGCCGGTGACCGTCCAACCGATCCCCGAGGGATACCAGCGCGTCACGCCCTACCTCTGCGTGGACGGGGCCGCGGCCGCGATCGACTTCTACGTGGCCGTGCTCGGCGCGGCCGAGCGGATGAGGATGCCCGCACCCGACGGCAGGATCGGCCACGCCGAGCTGGAACTGGGCAACTCGGTCGTCATGATCGCCGACGAGGCCCCGGAGATCGGGTTCCGGTCGCCGAAGGCGGTGGGCGGCACGCCCGTCACCCTGCACGTGTACGTCGAGGACGTCGACGCCGTCTTCGCCACGGCCCTCTCGCTCGGCGCCACGGAGCTGTCGGCGGTCAAGGACCAGTTCTACGGCGACCGCACCGGCCAGTTCGAGGACCCCTACGGCCACCGCTGGAACGTCGCCACCCACGTGGAGGACGTCTCCCCGGAGGAGATGGAGAAGCGGGGCCGGGAGGCCATGGAGTCCGCGGACACCCCGCCGGACGGCGCCTGAAGCAGGAAAGGTGTCACGCTTGAGTCAGCAGGCGGGCAGCAGGCAGCCGTGACGCGTGCGGTCCCGCTCCGGTCCCCTGCGCGGACGGGCGGTGAGCGACATGGACGACGCGGACTTCGGCCGTCTGATGCGCACACTGCTCCGTGATTCCCACCGGGTCGGCCCGGACGGCCTGCCGGCGCTGATCGACGCGGCGGCACGTTCCATGGAGCTGCTCGGCGCGGAGATCTTCCTGGCCGACGTGCAGCAGACCCGGCTGATCCCGCTGCCGCCGCCTGCGCCGACCCGGGCGCCCGACGGCCGCGAGCCCGGTCTGCCGGTGGAGGGGACCCTCGCCGGCTGGGCGTACCGGACCGGGTCGCCGCGGCTGACCACCGGCAGCGAGCCCGGGGTCTGGCTGCCGCTGGCCCACGGGGTGGAGCGGCTCGGAGTGCTGCGGCTGGCCGCCCGGGCGCTGGACCCCGCCGCCCTGGAGCAGTGCGAGGCGCTCGCCTCGCTGACCGGTCAGTTCCTCGCGTCCGTGTCCGGCTTCAGCGACACGATCCTGCGCGGCACCCGCATCCGGCCGATGAGCCTGCAGGGCGAGCTCGCGTGGGCGTTCATGCCGCCGCGCACGATCGGCTCCCGGGAGGCCACGTCCAGTGCGGCCCTGGAGCCCGCCTACCGCATCGGCGGCGACGCCTTCGACCACACCCTGACCGCCGACACCCTGCACGTGGCGGTCATCGACGCCATGGGGCACGACCTGGCCTCCGGCCTCTGTGCGGCCGTGGCGCTGGCCGGCTGCCGCTCCACCCGCCGCGACGGCGGGAACCTCGCCGACATCACCGCGGCCGTCGACGAAGCGCTCGGCACCTGGCTGCCCGGACGCCTGCTCACCGCCGTCTTCGCCGACCTCGACCTCGTCTCGGGCGTCCTCACCTGGGTCAACCGCGGCCACCCCGCTCCCCTGGTCATCCGCCACCAGCACGTCGTACCCGATGCGCTGCAGCGCCCCGCACAGCTCCCCCTGGGCATCGGCCGCCGCGACACCCCGCACACGCCGAGCGTCATCCACCGGGCGCAGCTGGAACGCGGTGACCGCATCCTCATCCACACGGACGGCGTCACCGATGCCCGCTCCCCCGTCGGCGAGCTGTTCGGCGAGGAGCGCCTGATCGACACCGTCGTACGGGCCACCGCCGCGGGCGAGGCGGCGCCCGAGGCCCTGCGCCGGCTGATCCGCGACATCCTGGACCACCAGCACGGCCGCCTCACGGACGACGCGACGATCCTCCTGGCCGAGTGGCACCCGTAGGGCCGAGTGGCACCCGTAGAGGTGTCCTGCCCCTCGTGCGCATCAAGACCGTGTGCGGGGTACACGCAGGGCATGGATGAAGAACAGCGCGGGGC encodes:
- a CDS encoding PP2C family protein-serine/threonine phosphatase, whose amino-acid sequence is MDDADFGRLMRTLLRDSHRVGPDGLPALIDAAARSMELLGAEIFLADVQQTRLIPLPPPAPTRAPDGREPGLPVEGTLAGWAYRTGSPRLTTGSEPGVWLPLAHGVERLGVLRLAARALDPAALEQCEALASLTGQFLASVSGFSDTILRGTRIRPMSLQGELAWAFMPPRTIGSREATSSAALEPAYRIGGDAFDHTLTADTLHVAVIDAMGHDLASGLCAAVALAGCRSTRRDGGNLADITAAVDEALGTWLPGRLLTAVFADLDLVSGVLTWVNRGHPAPLVIRHQHVVPDALQRPAQLPLGIGRRDTPHTPSVIHRAQLERGDRILIHTDGVTDARSPVGELFGEERLIDTVVRATAAGEAAPEALRRLIRDILDHQHGRLTDDATILLAEWHP
- a CDS encoding 3-hydroxybutyryl-CoA dehydrogenase, with the protein product MSTSIRRIGIVGGGQMGAGIAEVCARAGLDTVVCEADAATARAARERVAVSLERAVQRGKLDRLSAEDAQARLLFTGDLEDLADRQLVIEAVVENAEAKIGIFTALDKIVEDHEAVLATNTSAIPVMRLGMATGRADRVLGLHFFNPVPVLPLVEIVTSLHTSAEVTSLAQEFVRDTLGKTAIHSQDRAGFVVNALLVPYLLSAVRMAESGFATATDIDDGMVLGCAHPMGPLKLADLIGLDTVAAIADSLYDEFKEPLYAPPPLLQRMVQAGLLGRKTGRGFHMYGRD
- a CDS encoding VOC family protein, whose product is MTVQPIPEGYQRVTPYLCVDGAAAAIDFYVAVLGAAERMRMPAPDGRIGHAELELGNSVVMIADEAPEIGFRSPKAVGGTPVTLHVYVEDVDAVFATALSLGATELSAVKDQFYGDRTGQFEDPYGHRWNVATHVEDVSPEEMEKRGREAMESADTPPDGA